The following DNA comes from Anaerolineae bacterium.
AGCAAATCCGGAATTTGGCATTGGTGTAAATACAGTTTACGGTCAGCGAGTGTTTACAGTGGGAACCTACTTCTCCAGACATAGGATTGACCGAATTTATGGCGATGTAGTTATAACATGTGAAATTGAGCCCCCTGCGCTAGCTCCTGGGGAGTATTCCATCAAAGTTGCCCTCGGGAGAGGTCGGTTTGAGCCCCTAGAAGAAGTGGAGGATGTGGCGAGATTTTCAGTGAAGTTTACAGACTTTTTCGGTACAGGGCGATTACCTCAAAGGAATCAAGGGAATGTTCTTGTCACGTCTCGATGGGAAATTTCTAATGTCTGAACGCTGGATAAGAACCTTATCGGCAAAGTGTTTGTTAAGAGCATTGCATTTAGTTGCAGGAGAACATCCAGTTCCTCTTCTCTTTATATCTTATCTCCGATGGATCGCAGGCAAGGAGATAGCTAAGTTATGTGACTTTCAAGATTCGCTGATTCTGGATGGATCGCTGGTTGAAGATGATAACGTCCGTAGATTAGTCGCGGGATATAAATTTTCTCTCTGGTCTTTAGATGTCTCCACGATCAATTTTCTTATAAAATCCCTTCGGGAGTTGAAGCCAACGGCAATCCTTGAGTTTGGAAGCGGAATAAGTACTATTTGCTTCACTAGGATCATGGTTGACCTGCACCAGGGTACTAACCGTGTCTTTGTGTATTCCATCGAACAGGATGAGGAAGTTGCTTTCTTGGTCAGAGAGCGTCTTCGGGAAGCAGGTCTGGATAGATTTGCAAGGGTCCTGCATGCTCCTCTCATAGAGCAAGCGATTGAAGGTAAGAACATTCCATGCTACTCCCTGCCGCCGGATAAACTTTCATCATTGCTGACTGTAAAACCCAATTTTATCATAGTAGATGGACCATCCGGCAAAAAAGGTGCTCGTTTCGGGACACTTCCTCTCGTTAGGGAGTACGTTCAAGATCAAGCTATATTCTTCCTGGACGATGGGCTTCGCGATGAGGAATTAGCAGTTGCGCAACAATGGACAAAGCTAACGTATATTCATGTAAGGGGCGTCCACCTTTTGGGGAAGGGCTTGATTTCAGGAAGAGTCAGTATTAGTGATGGAACTCTGCCGAATTGTTAGCCATATATAGGGTATAGGGAGGGAAAGGCGGTGAGAATCTTGTATTGTAGTGCGAAGAAAAAGCTTCAAAGAGAAGAAGGGCCTAGTGTTCATATTGTTCAAGTCTGTAACCATCTTGCAGGCCGTGGAAATAACGTGCTGCTCTTGGTGGACCGAAATGAATGGGAAGTATCCCAATCGGGGCTGAAGGTAGTAAGTTTCCCCCAGGCTATTCATTATTTACCGCGTCGTTTTCGAGCGATTGTTCAGCGCTATTTGGCGCTGGGTGTAGCCAAGATCTTTCGCCCCGATGTTTTATACCAGAGGGATCGGATAGGTGACGTACTGCCTCTCTGGCTTTCAGAAAAATACCCGATCCCTCTCGTCATTGAAGTGAACGGCTGGTATCCTGGGGACATAGCAGAAAGGAAGGGACCTGTAGCATATACCGAAGCAGTTGAGCAATTAAGACCACGATATGAGCACGCAGCGGCGATTATTACCAGTTCTCCCGGACTTCGCGACCTTGTTTGTTCCACCTTCAAGGTGTCCCCCGAAAGAGTGATCCATATCAATAATGGTGTCGATCTTGCGAGATTTAGCCAAAGCAGCCCATCTGAAGTCAACTGTTCGGGAACATGGGTGGCTGGCATGGTGGGGGGTAACCACCCTCATATTGATATAGATTCAATTCTGCAGGCGGCCGCTTTACTTTCCGCAAGGGGGGCCGTGTTGGAAATCCACCTGTTCGTTTATGGGGCAAGATCATGTGAGGTTGAGAGGAAGGTTCGCGCAATGGGTATAGGAAACATTGTGAAGATATTTCCGCCCATCGCTCACTCCCTTGTTCCAAGGGTTCTGTCGGGATTTCGTGTTTGTTTGGCAATCTATAAGAAGAGCGTTCTGGAGAAGCACAAGAGCATCGAGGCTTCTATGAAATTGTGGGAGTACTGGGCCAGCCAGCGCCCGGTGATAGTTACGGACCTTCCGGGCACTTATTCTTATGCGCATCACCTGGAACAACGTTTTTTGGCTGTACCGCCTGAGGATCCTCAAGCCCTGGCCAATGCTATTGAGACTCTATATAGGAACCCGGAACTGGCCAGGATGCTGGCTATAAACGGGTACTCATATGTACAGAAAGGACACTCCTGGGCGGACGTCGCGGCCCGCATTGAGGCTGTGCTGAGAAGCGTTCTGGAACAATGACAAAGGTAGCTATCGTTCTCGGATCGTTGGCGCCGGTACCTCCAGTGCGTCCAATCGGGCCGGCGCTGGTCATCTATTATACTGTGGAGCACCTCTCCCGTGGTGATATTCGCGTCTTTGCGAACTGGGAACCTGCTCTGGATTCCTTGGAATATGATCGGACAAAGTATCATGCCGTCAAACCGTCTCCATTAATCGTTGCGCTTCTGCAAGTGCTTCATGCATTACCCTATTACCGAATCTATAAGCCTGTAGTTTCCCATTGGTTTCAACCTCATGATCTCTCTTTCGTTGCGTATGCCATGACAGTGCCTTGGGAAGTAAGGAGATATCAGCCTGATATCATAGTCTCCCATGTGAACTACAGCCTGGTCTTCTGGCTCAGACGCTTCTGTCCCTGGGCAACGCTGTTGTATTACCATCATGGGAGTAACATGCATCTACGTTTGACAGAACCCCATTGGCGTAAGTTCGAAAAAGTAGTGGATGGGATCATTTCGGTGTCCCAAGCCACCTTTGACGGACTAGTCGAGCGATTTGGGCCCATTCATGTGCCGACGTGGGTGATCCATAATGGGGTTGACACTAAACTGTTTCATCCAA
Coding sequences within:
- a CDS encoding class I SAM-dependent methyltransferase, with protein sequence MSERWIRTLSAKCLLRALHLVAGEHPVPLLFISYLRWIAGKEIAKLCDFQDSLILDGSLVEDDNVRRLVAGYKFSLWSLDVSTINFLIKSLRELKPTAILEFGSGISTICFTRIMVDLHQGTNRVFVYSIEQDEEVAFLVRERLREAGLDRFARVLHAPLIEQAIEGKNIPCYSLPPDKLSSLLTVKPNFIIVDGPSGKKGARFGTLPLVREYVQDQAIFFLDDGLRDEELAVAQQWTKLTYIHVRGVHLLGKGLISGRVSISDGTLPNC
- a CDS encoding glycosyltransferase, with protein sequence MRILYCSAKKKLQREEGPSVHIVQVCNHLAGRGNNVLLLVDRNEWEVSQSGLKVVSFPQAIHYLPRRFRAIVQRYLALGVAKIFRPDVLYQRDRIGDVLPLWLSEKYPIPLVIEVNGWYPGDIAERKGPVAYTEAVEQLRPRYEHAAAIITSSPGLRDLVCSTFKVSPERVIHINNGVDLARFSQSSPSEVNCSGTWVAGMVGGNHPHIDIDSILQAAALLSARGAVLEIHLFVYGARSCEVERKVRAMGIGNIVKIFPPIAHSLVPRVLSGFRVCLAIYKKSVLEKHKSIEASMKLWEYWASQRPVIVTDLPGTYSYAHHLEQRFLAVPPEDPQALANAIETLYRNPELARMLAINGYSYVQKGHSWADVAARIEAVLRSVLEQ
- a CDS encoding Wzt carbohydrate-binding domain-containing protein, whose protein sequence is ANPEFGIGVNTVYGQRVFTVGTYFSRHRIDRIYGDVVITCEIEPPALAPGEYSIKVALGRGRFEPLEEVEDVARFSVKFTDFFGTGRLPQRNQGNVLVTSRWEISNV